GTCAATACCTCACTCCTCCCCCGGGCTCCATTTGTCAGAGCTGACTTGTCCCCGGAGATGGAGCTGCTCATCTCCATCACGTCAAGTCAATCGCCGAGGATGACCTGGACGTAGCATCGGGACTGACCACTCGATGCCTGTCACTGATTTCTTTCACCTACTTGTCATCAAGTCATATATCTGATTGCTATCTCCTTTCGAGCCCATGTTACCCTCCTGATCGGAATCATACAGCTGCTTTCCCCTTGATCGCGACCATGCACTTTTTCGTTCGCCTTCTCCAGGCCCTTTTagccctctttcttctcggaaATGCAAGTGCCGAGCATACATCGAACTGGGCTGTGCTAGTTTCAACATCAAGGTTTTGGTTCAATTACCGCCATCTCGCCAATGTCCTGTCCCTTTACCGCACTGTGAAACGTCTCGGCATTCCCGACTCCCAGATTATTCTCATGCTTCCCGACGATATGGCTTGCAACCCTCGCAATGCCTTCCCGGGGACCGTCTACAGTAATGCGGACCGTGCCGTCGATCTCTACGGCGACAACATCGAGGTCGACTATAGGGGATACGAGGTCACGGTGGAGAACTTCATTCGCCTGTTGACTGATCGATTGGATGAAGACGTTCCTCGCAGCAAGCGACTTGGATCTGATGCAGGAAGCAATGTTTTGGTTTACATGACAGGCCACGGGGGCGATCAGTTTCTCAAATTTCAAGATGCTGAGGAGATTGGCGCATGGGACTTGGCTGATGCGTTCGGGCAGAtgtgggagaagaagcgctACCATGAACTTCTTTTCATGATCGACACGTGTCAAGCCAACACGATGTTTACACATTTCTATTCGCCCAATATTGTCGCTACAGGCTCCAGCGAGCTCGACCAGTCTTCCTACTCTCACCATGCGGACAACGACGTCGGCGTTGCCGTCATCGATCGCTGGACGTACTATGTGCTGGAGTTCTTGGAGACACAGGTAACCAGTGCCAACTCTAAATTGACCCTGGGGGATCTTTTCGACTCCTATGACTTGTCAAAGATTCATTCGCAGCCCGGTGTCCGTTGGGATCTTTTCCCCGGTGGCGAGCAGGAAGGTCGTTTGCGCACGGTAGTCGACTTCTTTGGCAATGTCCAGAATGTAGAGATTGAGAATGCCAATGCCACCGACCCCGGATCTCTCAAGGAAGACCTTGCTGAAATCGCGCGACTGGTCGAGAAATGGCGCAAGCGGGATGCAGAGTACGCTGCTATTATCGGTAACTCGACGTCTCAGAGCACAGACACCCAGTCCTCTACTATACGTTTGAAGTCTAAGAAGACAGTTGGCCCCACGAAAATGGCCGACGAAAGCAGCTGGGCCAAGCGCCTAGTTGGGTTGTCCGTTGTTGGGGCGTGCACTGCCGCCTGGGTCGCTGGTACAATACTTGGTCGAAGCGCTTGaaatttttgatttttctgtGATCCCCCTGCGGTTTCCTTTCTCGGGATTCGCTGTACATAAAGCATCGAGAGGCGCAAGGCGTTGAAATGGCATACGTCAATCTTGGTGAGGCCCATAAGTCACCAGTTTTGTATGGCTGGCTCATAAGTAGATCTACCGGGCCCTTGCAGATGATATCTGTTATTTTCAGCAAGAGGCCGCTTAATGCGCACAAGGAAGCCCAACAAAAGATATTCAAACTTAGCAAATATAAGTATCTATGACTGAGCAAATCCCTTGTTCACAATGTTTTATCCTAATAACAAAGCTAGCTTAGGATGTAGATATCCATGCCCTTCAGAGGGCAATCAAGTTGGCCATGAGAAGTAAGACGAATAGCTCCTGTCTGATTGGTCCGTCCATACTTCCAGTCCCCGCGAAACTGTCGCTCACAACAATTGCATAGTCCAACCCTAAACCTCTCCCTGCTAATCATACTTGCTTAGAAATTTGCGTCGGGGGGAattatttcctttttttgcgTGTATTTCAGTCGTAGAAGGGCGGAAATTATATGACCAAATATTTGCTGAATGCCTGTCTTTGTCGAGGCGACGGGAAATTGGAATCTCGGGGCACGTGCCTCAAGACGCGTCGCGCCTGGCCGCTTTCCTGCCAAACTGGGGCGGATTCCCGACTTGGTCACATCGACAAGTCTCGCATGCAAACACAGGCTACAGCGGTTTCGTTACGTTTCCAGTCGACCTGAACTCACGGCTTATACTGAACAATATTCATGCTTGAATGAATTGCTAGTTTTATACCATAGCTGGCCATGTATCTTCCACGGCAGCTCATTTCACACCTATATCTACAACTTCTCCGATCCCACCATCCGCTCTCCCCGCCAGTCCTCATCCTTGTCGCACTCGAGCCAGACGCGCTGTGTGCCTGTCGTATCCTCACGGCTCTACTCAAGCGCGACTATATACCCCACAAAATCCAACCGGTTGCCGGATATGGCGACCTTGCACGCGCAGGCGAGGATCTGGTCCGGCCAATGCAAACCACGAATGGCGGCAGCGGAGGTGTCGTAATTTGTCTTGGAGTTGGAGGCCTCGTCGATCTTGGCGAGATCTTGAACCTCAcctctgcagaagaagaggtaGAGGATCTCGGCGGCATTGAGATTTGGGTCCTTGACGCGCGACGGCCATGGAACCTGGCCAACGTCTTCGGTGGCCAAGCGGGCATAGGGCAAGCAATGGCGGAAATTGATGTCAATGCGCGTCGAAATGGGCGAGGTGTGGAAAAGGGGCGCATCACGCCTTCTTACACGTCCAAATACGGTGGCATCGTTGTCTTTGACGACGGCGACATTGAGGAAGAGCTCGGCAGTGAGCGCGAAGCATACTATGCGCTACTTGAGATGCCCGAGGTGGATGATGACAATGATGCAAGTGCCAACGACTCTagcgatgacgatgacgatatTGTCCCAGGCTCCAAGAAACGCAAATCATGGTCGGAACGAGAGGACGGGGAAGAatcggatgaagaagatggaccTCCTCGGCGACGGAAGCGGAGCAATTCAGTAAGGAACCTTTGCGCTTCATCGCATTGCATTCACTCACTAACGATTTCCGAACAGGGATCATCTCTTGCATCTTCCCCAACCCATCGAAGAAGGACTGCGATCAATTCTTCCAATTCATCTCGTTCTCCTACTCCAGCATCAGATTCCCCGTCGCCGACCGAGATTCGGCAACCATCCACGAAGCAACTGACGCGTCGACTCATCAAGCTGAAGCGCAGACATGAATCGGTTCTACAAAGATATTATTCCGCGGGAACGTCATATTCGGAGCCAATTTCATCACTTATTTACTCTCTGGCGTCTGAACTTGGTCGCGAGGATAATGACCTTCTTTGGCTTGCGATTATCGGCGCCTCAAGTTTGGAGTTGAGTGGTCGAACCATGACTGGAGTCGGGATTTCCAGCACATCTGAATCCGGAGGTTCTGCGGGTTGGGGTGGACAGCGTGGGGAGCATATTCGCCAAATCTTAAGAGACGAGGTCCATCGACTGAATCCGCCGGATCCCTCTGAGCGGGACCGGGATGCAAGGGGAGAGATTAACGGCGTCATTCCAACGACGGCCAGATCGCCTACAGATACATCCATTCGTCTCTCACCAGAGCCTCGTTTTCTCCTCGTCCGGCACTGGTCGCTTTATGACAGCATGCTGCATAGTCCGTACCTGGCCACCCGACTGCATGTATGGACAGAAAATGGGCGCAAACGTCTGCACAAGCTTCTTGCAAAGATGGGCGTCAGTCTCAGTCAGTGTCATCAGAACTATACCCATATGGATATGGAACTTAAACGAGCACTGCGGGGAAGGCTTCTCAAGTATGCCCCTATGTATGGCCTGGATGGCTTGGTTCCTCCAGAAACTTCTGGCGGGCACGCTAGCTCCCGTGAGGGCTGGGGTTTCGTGCGCTGCTGGGGATGGAAAGCATGTCTTTCCGCCACGGATGTGGGTGTGATTATAGGCGCCATGTTGGAGGTCGGTCCTCATGAGGCCTCTGGGCCATGGGACACGAAACGCATTTCGCGACCTAAAGTATCTGACGAGGCCGACATCAATCAAGGGCCCAACGGGTCTGATTTGGCCAGTCTGCTGCCCCGCTTCTGGAGTGCTTACGATGCTCTGTCGCTTACGTCCGAATCTCCTACACTTCTTATGGAGGCTCTTCCACTAGCCCAGCATCTTCACCGCGCAATCTTGCGCACCGGTACTTCCCTACTGTCGAAACACCAGATTCGCCATCTTCGGGCATTCCGTATCGCGGTTGTCAAAGATGGACCTGATGTGAAATTATTCACAAATCCCGGGGCTCTGACCAAGTTGGCTCTCTGGATTGCCGAGGCCATTAAAGTTCAAGAGCGTGACAAAGGTGATTCTGTCAAGATTGGGCGGAAGAGCAGCTGGTACTCCTCTCGTACTCGCCGGGCTTGATGAAGATCGGGATCTCTATGTGGTCGTCGGCACaggtggcggtggtggcgTAATTGATTTTGCTGCCATGTCGAAGCGTCAAGAAGAACGccggaaaaagaaagaagccaaggagaaaaggcaaaaggaaagggaaTTGCGACGAGCACGACGTGCGGCAGAGCGGGCTGAGCaaggcgatgaagatgccgaagacgaggagtCGGACGAGTCTGAATCTTCTTCCGAGTCGGAgtctgaagacgaagatccTCGAGGAAGCAAAAACCTACTGCGCAACCGTTTCGGTATTGCCTTCCAAGAGGTTGTCCAAGAAACCAATGCCCGCGTCCGTATAGACAGCTTCGACCACTGCGTTGTCGAGGTTCAAAGGATGATCTGGGAGGGTTTCTCGAGGCCCTCAGTTTCCGCAGTGTGGTGGGTTGagcctcttctcttccgcATCACCACTATAATTCACGCAGTCTACGACCTGACCACTTGCATTTGGtttattcttctttcttggcaTACATGCGAAACGGCTCTCtgttttctccttttttcgATTTTTGTTAACACGCACGG
This genomic window from Penicillium oxalicum strain HP7-1 chromosome III, whole genome shotgun sequence contains:
- a CDS encoding GPI-anchor transamidase produces the protein MHFFVRLLQALLALFLLGNASAEHTSNWAVLVSTSRFWFNYRHLANVLSLYRTVKRLGIPDSQIILMLPDDMACNPRNAFPGTVYSNADRAVDLYGDNIEVDYRGYEVTVENFIRLLTDRLDEDVPRSKRLGSDAGSNVLVYMTGHGGDQFLKFQDAEEIGAWDLADAFGQMWEKKRYHELLFMIDTCQANTMFTHFYSPNIVATGSSELDQSSYSHHADNDVGVAVIDRWTYYVLEFLETQVTSANSKLTLGDLFDSYDLSKIHSQPGVRWDLFPGGEQEGRLRTVVDFFGNVQNVEIENANATDPGSLKEDLAEIARLVEKWRKRDAEYAAIIGNSTSQSTDTQSSTIRLKSKKTVGPTKMADESSWAKRLVGLSVVGACTAAWVAGTILGRSA